A window from Drosophila nasuta strain 15112-1781.00 chromosome 3, ASM2355853v1, whole genome shotgun sequence encodes these proteins:
- the LOC132794430 gene encoding LOW QUALITY PROTEIN: imaginal disk growth factor 6 (The sequence of the model RefSeq protein was modified relative to this genomic sequence to represent the inferred CDS: deleted 2 bases in 2 codons) — translation MMKSLALLALTLCLASGAWAGKVGQQQGPQRHLVCFYDSSSFVKEGLGKMVIDDLEPALQFCDYLIYGYAGLERDSHKAVSLNEQLDLDLGKGLFRTVTRLKRKYPNLRILLSIGGDKDIEKSENAKDLPNKYLELLENPTGRTRFVNTVYSLVKTYGFDGLDIAWQFPKNKPKKVHSGLGSLWKGFKKVFSGDFIVDERSEEHKEQFTALLRDVKNAFRPDNLLLSTTVLPNVNSSLFFDVPAVINYLDFVNIGAFDFYTPERNPEVADYTAPLYELSDRNPEFNVDAQVKYWLRNSCPASKINVGVATYGRPWKLTDDSGDTGVPPVAKVVDEAPVGANTQQHGIYSWPEVCALLPNQNNAYAKGANAPLTKVRDSAKRFGTYAYRAADKKGDNGIWVSFEDPDSAADKAGYVRTNNLGGIALFDLSFDDFRGLCTNEKYPILRAIKYRLVN, via the exons ATGATGAAATCTTTGGCATTGCTGGCACTGACACTGTGCCTGGCCAGCGGCGCATGGGCTGGCAAGGTGGGACAACAGCAGGGTCCACAGCGTCACCTGGTCTGCTTCTATGACTCGTCAAGTTTTGTCAAGGAAG GTCTCGGCAAAATGGTGATCGATGACCTGGAACCAGCTCTACAGTTCTGTGACTATCTGATCTATGGCTACGCTGGACTCGAACGTGATTCGCATAAGGCTGTGAGTCTCAACGAGCAACTCGATTTGGATCTGGGCAAGGGTCTGTTCCGCACCGTGACCCGCTTGAAGCGCAAGTATCCCAATTTGCGCATTCTGCTGAGCATTGGCGGTGACAAGGATATCGAGAAGAGCGAGAACGCCAAGGATTTGCCCAACAAATACCTCGAGCTGCTGGAGAATCCAACTGGTCGCACCCGTTTCGTGAACACCGTGTACTCGCTGGTTAAGACCTATGGCTTCGATGGCTTGGATATCGCTTGGCAATTC CCCAAAAACAAACCCAAGAAGGTGCACAGTGGACTGGGAAGTCTCTGGAAGGGTTTCAAGAAGGTCTTCAGCGGCGACTTCATTGTCGATGAACGCTCCGAGGAGCACAAGGAACAATTTACCGCCTTGTTGCGTGACGTGAAGAACGCCTTCCGTCCGGACAATCTGCTGCTGTCAACTACAGTATTGCCCAATGTGAACTCATCCC TGTTCTTCGATGTGCCCGCTGTAATCAACTATCTGGACTTTGTAAACATCGGCGCCTTTGACTTCTACACC CCCGAGCGCAATCCGGAAGTGGCTGACTATACGGCGCCACTCTACGAGCTGAGCGACCGCAATCCCGAGTTCAATGTGGATGCCCAGGTCAAGTATTGGCTGCGTAACAGCTGCCCGGCCAGCAAGATTAATGTGGGAGTCGCCACTTATGGTCGCCCCTGGAAATTGACAGACGATTCCGGTGACACCGGAGTGCCCCCTGTGGCCAAGGTGGTCGACGAAGCACCCGTGGGCGCCAACACACAACAGCATGGCATCTACAGCTGGCCCGAGGTCTGTGCTCTGCTCCCCAATCAGAATAATGCCTACGCTAAGGGCGCCAATGCACCGCTGACTAAGGTCCGGGATTCCGCCAAGAGATTTGGCACCTATGCTTACCGTGCTGCCGATAAGAAGGGTGACAATGGCATCTGGGTGAGCTTCGAGGATCCTGACAGCGCTGCTGATAAGGCCGGTTATGTGCGCACCAACAATTTGGGTGGCATCGCCCTGTTCGACTTGTCCTTCGACGATTTCCGTGGTCTCTGCACCAACGAGAAGTATCCCATACTGAGGGCTATCAAATACCGTCTGGTTAACTAA